In a genomic window of Candidatus Woesearchaeota archaeon:
- a CDS encoding tyrosine-type recombinase/integrase → MYMYIVDRIKKEAYRRRLSHKTTKAYIFWIKRFLKFSKKSHQSLTKKDVRLFIEQLSEKGLAGNTLNVALASINFFVEWVLNKRWKLSIRYSKTPKTIAVFLTRQEIIKLFSAVQNQKHKLMLALMYSAGLRVSELVHLKVSDLQVKEGYGWVRQGKGNKDRVFIIAARLKEELVEWAKGLDKNSYLFLGNNNCHITVRTVQEIIKSNAKKAGIRKNVHPHTLRHSFATHIAEKGHASTVIQGLLGHVSPETSLQYIHSASPKMFKVKSPYDEL, encoded by the coding sequence ATGTATATGTATATAGTTGATAGAATAAAGAAAGAGGCATATCGTAGAAGATTAAGCCATAAAACAACAAAAGCCTATATCTTCTGGATAAAAAGGTTTTTGAAATTCAGTAAAAAAAGCCATCAGTCGCTTACGAAAAAGGACGTCCGGCTGTTTATTGAGCAGCTTTCGGAAAAAGGATTGGCAGGCAATACCCTTAATGTAGCTTTGGCCTCAATCAATTTCTTTGTTGAATGGGTGCTTAATAAAAGATGGAAGCTCAGCATAAGGTATTCAAAAACCCCCAAAACAATTGCAGTTTTCCTGACCCGGCAGGAGATTATTAAGTTGTTTTCAGCTGTTCAAAACCAGAAGCACAAGCTCATGCTTGCCCTGATGTATTCAGCAGGATTAAGGGTAAGTGAGCTTGTTCATCTTAAGGTCAGCGATCTTCAGGTCAAAGAGGGTTATGGATGGGTAAGGCAGGGCAAGGGAAACAAGGACAGGGTCTTTATTATAGCCGCTAGGCTTAAGGAAGAATTGGTGGAATGGGCAAAAGGCCTGGATAAGAATTCATATCTTTTTCTCGGCAACAACAACTGCCATATAACTGTAAGGACAGTGCAGGAGATAATCAAGAGTAATGCAAAAAAAGCAGGAATCAGAAAAAATGTGCATCCGCACACATTAAGGCACAGCTTTGCAACCCATATTGCAGAGAAAGGCCACGCCTCAACAGTGATTCAGGGTTTATTGGGCCATGTAAGCCCGGAAACCTCTCTGCAGTATATCCATTCCGCCTCCCCGAAAATGTTTAAGGTAAAAAGCCCCTATGACGAGCTTTAG
- a CDS encoding translation elongation factor-like protein, producing MIAHFFGNIGVAVVKLDSPLKVGDTIRIKGHTTDFTQKVDSMQIEHEKITEAKLGDDIGLKVMDKVHEKDKVYRL from the coding sequence ATGATAGCCCATTTCTTCGGCAATATAGGCGTGGCTGTAGTCAAATTGGATTCCCCCCTGAAAGTAGGCGATACCATCAGGATAAAGGGCCACACAACAGACTTTACCCAAAAAGTGGATTCCATGCAGATAGAGCACGAAAAAATAACTGAGGCAAAGCTCGGCGATGACATCGGGCTGAAAGTCATGGACAAGGTCCACGAGAAAGACAAGGTCTACAGGCTGTAG
- a CDS encoding alanine--tRNA ligase, whose translation MKAKELKKKYLEFFREKQHAIISSASLIPEHDPTVLFTTAGMHPLVPYLMGQPHPQGRRLANCQKCIRTGDIDEVGDPSHLTFFEMLGNWSLGDYFKEEAIKYSFEFLTGKKWLGIDKSRLSITCFRGDNDSPKDEESAGIWESLGIPRERIFFLPKKDNWWGPAGKTGPCGPDTEIFYDTGKEPCSSNCMPGCPCGRYFEIWNDVFMQYNKTADSTYEQLRQKNVDTGMGLERTAAVLQGKPTVYGIGLFQPIISRIKKLSKIQSPDKSQQLSIRIITDHIRASTFILGDDLGIAPSNLDQGYILRRFIRRSIRHGKSLGIEKEFLSELAEIVIGLHKADYHELGRNRDFILNHLREEDAKFRKTLEKGLHKFERLSEGSRKISGKDSFLLFQSFGFPLEMTVELAGEKGIEVDRQGFHEEFKKHQELSRIGAEKRFKGGLGDHSAETTRLHTATHLLNQALREVLKADISQRGSNITPERLRFDFNFSRKLSKAELQKIEDWVNRRIAEAIPVKRQEMTVKEAKQRGAQGIFGEKYGEKVFVYSIGDKSIEICGGPHVENTRDLGIFKIKKEESSAAGVRRIKAVLE comes from the coding sequence ATGAAAGCAAAAGAGCTCAAGAAAAAATACCTTGAATTTTTCAGGGAAAAGCAGCATGCTATAATTAGCTCAGCTTCCCTCATCCCCGAGCACGATCCGACAGTGCTGTTTACAACAGCAGGCATGCACCCCCTTGTTCCCTACTTGATGGGCCAGCCTCATCCGCAGGGCAGGCGCCTGGCAAACTGCCAGAAGTGCATCCGTACAGGGGACATCGATGAAGTGGGCGATCCCTCGCATCTGACTTTCTTCGAAATGCTTGGTAACTGGTCATTGGGCGATTATTTCAAGGAAGAGGCAATAAAATACAGCTTTGAATTCCTCACAGGCAAAAAATGGCTCGGCATAGACAAAAGCAGGCTGTCAATAACATGCTTCCGGGGTGATAATGATTCTCCAAAGGATGAGGAATCCGCAGGAATATGGGAGTCACTGGGCATTCCCAGGGAGCGCATCTTCTTCCTTCCAAAGAAAGACAACTGGTGGGGCCCGGCAGGAAAAACAGGCCCCTGCGGCCCGGACACAGAAATTTTTTATGACACCGGCAAAGAGCCATGCAGTAGCAATTGCATGCCCGGCTGCCCCTGCGGCAGGTACTTCGAGATATGGAACGATGTTTTCATGCAGTACAATAAGACAGCAGACAGCACATATGAGCAGCTAAGGCAGAAAAATGTCGATACAGGCATGGGGCTGGAAAGGACAGCAGCTGTCCTGCAGGGAAAGCCGACTGTCTACGGCATAGGGCTGTTCCAGCCCATAATCAGCAGGATAAAGAAGCTTTCAAAAATACAAAGCCCCGATAAAAGCCAGCAGCTCTCTATAAGGATAATAACCGACCATATAAGGGCATCCACATTTATCCTGGGAGACGATCTCGGGATAGCGCCCTCCAACCTCGACCAGGGCTACATCCTCAGGAGGTTCATCCGCCGCTCCATCCGCCACGGAAAATCCCTCGGAATAGAAAAGGAATTCCTCTCAGAATTGGCAGAAATAGTAATAGGGCTCCATAAGGCAGATTACCATGAATTAGGGAGGAACAGGGATTTCATACTGAATCATCTCAGGGAAGAAGACGCTAAATTCAGGAAAACTCTCGAAAAAGGCCTCCATAAGTTCGAAAGGCTTTCCGAAGGCAGCAGGAAAATCTCAGGAAAAGACTCTTTCCTTTTGTTTCAGTCCTTTGGCTTTCCCCTGGAGATGACCGTGGAGCTTGCGGGTGAAAAAGGCATAGAAGTCGACAGGCAGGGCTTTCATGAAGAGTTCAAAAAACACCAGGAATTAAGCAGGATAGGGGCTGAAAAGCGCTTCAAGGGAGGTCTTGGCGATCATTCAGCCGAAACAACCAGGTTGCACACCGCAACACACCTCTTAAACCAGGCCCTGAGAGAGGTATTGAAGGCAGACATTTCCCAGCGGGGCTCCAACATAACTCCCGAAAGGCTCAGGTTTGATTTCAATTTCAGCAGGAAGCTCTCAAAAGCGGAGCTGCAGAAAATAGAAGATTGGGTGAACAGGAGGATAGCGGAAGCCATTCCTGTAAAGAGGCAGGAAATGACAGTCAAGGAGGCAAAACAAAGGGGCGCCCAGGGCATATTCGGGGAAAAATACGGCGAAAAGGTATTCGTATATTCCATAGGCGATAAAAGCATCGAGATCTGCGGAGGCCCCCATGTCGAAAACACCAGAGATCTGGGCATCTTTAAGATTAAGAAAGAAGAAAGCTCAGCTGCCGGCGTCAGGAGGATAAAGGCTGTTCTTGAATAG
- a CDS encoding tetratricopeptide repeat protein — MERKRCPELYNKAKELYIKKEYKKALEIFSSIDVKCVGNFDESVVHHYAGLCYSNLYKLKKSIREFDLAIRYRPNYPKIYLDKGLTYYFYYNRNRAREFFLRLFGRKNILEKALKCFQEGLLVDQNSAEIWYYRGRVLELLGKRGKAEKSFRNAIKHERRIKNTEKSALFRKVRKRVS, encoded by the coding sequence ATGGAAAGGAAAAGGTGCCCGGAGCTTTATAATAAGGCAAAGGAGCTTTACATTAAAAAGGAGTATAAAAAGGCGCTGGAGATTTTTTCAAGCATAGATGTCAAATGCGTGGGCAATTTTGATGAAAGCGTGGTGCACCATTATGCTGGATTGTGCTATTCTAACCTTTACAAGCTTAAAAAAAGCATAAGGGAGTTTGACCTTGCAATCAGATACAGGCCTAACTACCCAAAGATATACCTTGACAAGGGGCTGACATATTACTTCTATTACAACAGGAACAGGGCGCGGGAATTTTTCCTCAGGCTTTTCGGCAGGAAGAACATTCTGGAGAAGGCATTGAAATGCTTCCAGGAGGGGCTGCTTGTTGACCAAAATAGCGCTGAGATATGGTATTACAGAGGGAGGGTGCTTGAGCTGCTGGGAAAGAGGGGAAAGGCTGAGAAAAGCTTCAGGAATGCAATCAAGCATGAGCGGAGAATAAAGAATACTGAGAAAAGCGCACTGTTCAGAAAGGTCAGGAAAAGAGTTTCCTGA
- a CDS encoding DUF4145 domain-containing protein, translating to MPSLNSSLQRLSSIISRLSSEKIPSAEGSLITDFKEKKQAYLLSQYSSSLQSLLSFPGRALLEQNPQNSDSIAKIESLLAELRRERSLEKSKEILGKIAAVQKSLAYPKKEKALSFSINNLPAEISDEMKADLSELEACFNAASYRASIILCARLLETALHRKYYESTNNDLLEKAPGIGLGNLIAKLKDRNIALDPAISQQIHLINQVRIYSVHKKKQPFIPTKEQAHAIILYTIDIIRKLFS from the coding sequence ATGCCGTCCTTAAATTCTAGCCTCCAGAGGCTCAGCTCAATAATAAGTAGGCTGTCATCTGAAAAAATACCTTCGGCTGAAGGCAGCCTTATCACAGATTTTAAGGAAAAAAAGCAGGCATATCTCCTTTCCCAGTACAGCTCATCATTGCAGTCCCTGCTTTCCTTCCCCGGCAGGGCGCTCCTTGAGCAAAACCCGCAAAACTCAGATTCAATAGCAAAAATAGAATCACTCCTCGCGGAATTAAGGCGCGAGCGCAGCCTGGAAAAGTCAAAGGAAATACTGGGAAAGATAGCCGCAGTGCAAAAATCCCTGGCTTACCCAAAAAAGGAAAAAGCGCTGAGCTTCAGCATTAATAATCTCCCCGCAGAAATAAGCGATGAAATGAAAGCCGACCTAAGTGAGCTTGAGGCCTGCTTTAATGCAGCCTCTTACCGGGCATCAATAATACTTTGCGCCAGGCTGTTGGAAACAGCCCTCCACAGGAAATACTATGAATCGACAAACAACGATTTGCTCGAAAAAGCGCCCGGCATAGGCCTGGGAAATCTGATAGCAAAGCTGAAAGACAGGAACATAGCCCTCGATCCCGCCATAAGCCAGCAAATACATCTCATAAACCAGGTAAGGATATATTCGGTCCATAAGAAAAAGCAGCCCTTTATTCCGACAAAAGAGCAGGCCCACGCAATAATACTTTACACCATCGACATAATCAGGAAACTCTTTTCCTGA
- a CDS encoding HDIG domain-containing protein gives MISEKEAVELLRKHADSEESFQRVLAHARAVQRIAVRIARRVKGVDMGVIKIGSLLHDIGRFRCCPGKYSFKHGLIGAEMLRGEGLDKFADIAERHLGAGITKMDVKEQCMGLPERDFVPVTKEEKIITHADNLVKGDKEIGIKEAVERYRKEIGDETAGRVRKLWKDVERMMSQTI, from the coding sequence ATGATTTCGGAAAAGGAAGCTGTTGAGCTGCTGAGGAAGCATGCGGATTCTGAGGAAAGTTTTCAAAGGGTGCTAGCGCATGCCAGGGCTGTGCAGAGGATTGCTGTCAGGATTGCGCGCCGTGTAAAGGGCGTAGATATGGGTGTAATCAAAATAGGAAGTTTGCTGCATGATATCGGAAGATTCCGATGCTGCCCGGGGAAGTACAGCTTTAAGCACGGCCTAATAGGGGCTGAGATGCTGCGCGGGGAAGGGTTAGATAAATTCGCTGACATAGCTGAGAGGCATTTGGGGGCGGGAATAACCAAGATGGATGTCAAGGAGCAGTGCATGGGGCTGCCGGAGAGGGATTTTGTGCCTGTGACAAAGGAGGAAAAGATCATTACGCATGCTGATAACCTTGTAAAGGGGGATAAAGAGATAGGAATAAAGGAAGCTGTGGAAAGATACAGGAAAGAGATAGGTGATGAAACCGCCGGAAGGGTCAGGAAGCTGTGGAAAGATGTAGAAAGAATGATGAGCCAGACCATATGA